The following are encoded together in the Variovorax sp. PBS-H4 genome:
- a CDS encoding ATP-binding protein: MSRSDREPLASLIVGSELRELPRVSAWVQDWAQRQRLPSRVAQQLDLCSTEALTNIMTHGSGDEAAHCSISLRLGWRGEDVALEVEDEGRPFDPLQAPDPARAGSLEDAQVGGWGIPIVRHFSDGMHYRREDGRNRLTLLFRPTAPP, translated from the coding sequence ATGTCCCGCAGCGACAGGGAGCCCCTGGCCTCCCTGATCGTCGGTTCCGAGCTGCGCGAGCTCCCGCGCGTGAGCGCCTGGGTGCAGGACTGGGCGCAGCGCCAGCGGCTTCCGAGCCGGGTTGCGCAGCAACTCGACCTGTGCTCGACCGAAGCGCTGACCAACATCATGACCCACGGCAGCGGCGACGAGGCTGCGCATTGCAGCATCTCCCTGCGACTGGGGTGGCGAGGCGAGGACGTGGCCCTGGAGGTCGAGGACGAAGGGCGCCCCTTCGATCCGTTGCAGGCGCCGGACCCGGCGCGCGCGGGCAGCCTCGAGGACGCCCAGGTCGGCGGCTGGGGCATTCCCATCGTTCGCCATTTTTCCGATGGCATGCACTACCGCCGCGAAGACGGCCGCAATCGCCTGACGCTCCTCTTCCGGCCAACGGCGCCGCCCTGA
- a CDS encoding PP2C family protein-serine/threonine phosphatase has protein sequence MSRAMLDLPERISDSLMVLVHGQRVLAHLAVDEAQKLVHAGGELAHYGLAGIRPGDSACDQVPFLEGLLPLAENPFLLRSMEMPSGRVADVHFFADDATVWIVLLDVTTEHEEAQRVQQKAYDMTLLSQREARLIEQLEAANQELTRAHRELAASQEALQRTHDRLQQELREAERYVLSILPAPLSEPMTVDWRFVPSTELGGDSFGYHWIDGNHFALYLIDVCGHGVGAALLSVAVADTLRSEALPRTNFRRPAEVLAALNLAYQMERHNELFCTVWYGVYHRGSGRLRYASAGHPPAMLVSGTRDAPGECQALKASGPCVGLSPAARYVDEQCILRSPARLFVFSDGTYEITRPDGSMLAFSDFTGALAQAVPDGQCELDRLLAFAREAHGPGVLEDDFTIIEMAL, from the coding sequence TTGTCCCGCGCCATGCTGGACCTGCCGGAACGCATTTCCGATTCGCTCATGGTGCTGGTCCATGGGCAGCGCGTGCTGGCGCACCTGGCCGTCGATGAGGCGCAGAAACTGGTGCATGCCGGCGGCGAGCTGGCGCACTACGGCCTGGCCGGCATCCGGCCCGGCGATTCCGCCTGCGACCAGGTCCCCTTCCTCGAGGGCCTGCTGCCGCTGGCGGAGAACCCCTTCCTCCTTCGCTCCATGGAAATGCCCAGCGGGCGAGTGGCCGACGTGCATTTCTTTGCCGACGACGCCACGGTCTGGATCGTCCTGCTCGATGTGACGACCGAACACGAAGAGGCGCAGCGGGTCCAGCAGAAGGCCTACGACATGACCCTGCTCAGCCAGCGTGAAGCCAGGCTGATCGAGCAGCTCGAGGCCGCCAACCAGGAGCTCACGCGGGCCCATCGCGAGCTCGCTGCATCGCAGGAAGCGCTGCAGCGCACCCACGACCGGCTGCAGCAGGAATTGCGCGAGGCCGAGCGCTATGTCCTCTCCATCCTGCCGGCACCGCTGTCGGAGCCGATGACGGTCGACTGGCGCTTCGTGCCCTCGACCGAGCTGGGCGGCGACTCGTTCGGCTACCACTGGATCGACGGGAATCACTTCGCTCTCTACCTGATCGACGTCTGCGGCCACGGCGTGGGCGCCGCACTGCTCTCGGTGGCGGTGGCCGATACGCTGCGCTCCGAAGCCCTGCCACGAACCAACTTCCGCCGGCCCGCGGAGGTGCTCGCCGCGCTCAACCTGGCCTACCAGATGGAGCGCCACAACGAGCTGTTCTGCACCGTCTGGTACGGCGTCTACCACCGCGGCTCAGGGCGGCTGCGCTACGCGTCGGCCGGCCACCCGCCGGCGATGCTGGTGAGCGGCACGCGCGATGCGCCCGGGGAATGCCAAGCGCTGAAGGCAAGCGGCCCGTGCGTCGGCTTGTCGCCGGCGGCGCGCTATGTTGACGAACAGTGCATCCTGCGCTCGCCCGCGCGGCTGTTCGTGTTCAGCGACGGCACCTACGAGATCACAAGGCCCGACGGCTCCATGCTGGCGTTTTCGGACTTCACCGGCGCACTCGCGCAGGCCGTGCCCGACGGGCAATGCGAGCTCGACAGACTGCTGGCGTTCGCGCGGGAGGCGCACGGGCCCGGCGTGCTCGAGGACGACTTCACCATCATCGAGATGGCGTTGTGA
- a CDS encoding OmpA family protein, translating into MTARLPLAATLGPGDASEESPNQRLAGLLLELARCVDPTVVATLPPRPAIDPRLEAMRDMLLEREQVALARLQRKFDDPKEFADAVGAVLPAAFELAAQDARLGQVLAPTVERATQASIRKNPETMVDILYPVMGPAIRKAIAETLEGKLQSLNQALKHSLSWRGLKWRLEAWRSGSAFADVVLRHTAVFRVEHLFLVHRKTGLLLAHEAAEDATTRDPQLVSAMLSAIQDFVRDSFDESAEGGAKGRSIDSLRLGDLLLWCEEGPSAFLAAVIHGNPPPALRECLGETLAAIHEEWRSALDEFDGDTAPFEESAQQRLRPTLWSQSAESKRKLSPFLWAVPVALLLALGGWIGQRVIESQRVDDYVAALRDQPGIVVMGADRHDGKWWVSGLRDPLATRPEALLEPAKLDPGLIVGRWEPYQALHPAIMLKRLQATLNPPPTVSLSQDADGIRADGSAPQHWMDKARAYVQSLPAGAPPVDLSALKDVQDPNYIRLRDALQAHVIPFENNAPRPTAEQGIELDTVATELRELVRVARGLGFSVRVTIVGHADATGKDTANLALSLGRAEVVRSMLRARGIDPNLLSVRGAGPLEPLRPGASADELSINRRVSFVVGTSD; encoded by the coding sequence GTGACGGCGCGCCTGCCGCTCGCCGCGACCCTTGGGCCCGGCGATGCGTCCGAGGAAAGTCCGAATCAGCGGCTGGCTGGGCTGTTGCTCGAGCTGGCGCGCTGCGTCGACCCGACCGTGGTGGCGACGCTGCCGCCCCGACCCGCCATCGATCCGCGGCTGGAGGCGATGCGCGACATGCTGCTGGAACGCGAGCAGGTCGCGCTGGCGCGGCTGCAGCGCAAGTTCGACGATCCGAAGGAGTTCGCCGATGCGGTAGGCGCGGTGCTGCCCGCCGCCTTCGAGCTGGCCGCGCAGGACGCGCGCCTGGGGCAGGTGCTCGCGCCCACTGTGGAACGGGCCACGCAGGCGTCGATCCGGAAGAATCCCGAAACCATGGTCGACATCCTGTACCCCGTGATGGGGCCGGCCATCCGCAAGGCGATCGCCGAGACCCTGGAAGGCAAGCTGCAGTCCCTCAACCAGGCGCTCAAGCACAGCCTCTCGTGGCGCGGCCTCAAATGGCGCCTCGAAGCCTGGCGCAGCGGCAGCGCCTTTGCGGATGTGGTGCTCAGGCATACCGCCGTGTTCCGCGTCGAGCACCTGTTCCTGGTGCACCGCAAGACCGGCCTGCTGCTGGCGCACGAGGCGGCGGAAGACGCGACCACGCGCGACCCGCAACTCGTCTCGGCCATGCTGTCGGCCATCCAGGACTTCGTGCGCGACTCCTTCGACGAATCCGCCGAGGGCGGCGCCAAGGGCCGCAGCATCGACAGCCTGCGCCTGGGCGACCTGCTGCTGTGGTGCGAGGAAGGCCCGTCCGCCTTCCTTGCCGCGGTGATCCACGGCAACCCGCCGCCAGCACTGCGCGAATGCCTTGGCGAGACGCTGGCCGCCATCCACGAGGAATGGCGCAGCGCGCTCGATGAATTCGACGGCGATACCGCACCGTTCGAAGAGAGCGCACAGCAGCGGCTTCGGCCCACCCTGTGGTCCCAGTCGGCGGAGTCGAAGAGAAAGCTGTCGCCGTTCTTGTGGGCCGTGCCGGTGGCGCTCCTGCTGGCACTCGGTGGGTGGATCGGGCAGCGGGTGATCGAGAGCCAGCGCGTGGACGACTACGTCGCGGCGCTGCGCGACCAACCCGGCATCGTCGTGATGGGCGCCGATCGCCACGACGGCAAGTGGTGGGTGTCGGGGCTGCGCGACCCGCTGGCCACGCGCCCGGAAGCTCTGCTGGAGCCCGCGAAGCTGGACCCGGGGCTCATCGTCGGACGCTGGGAGCCGTACCAGGCGCTGCATCCGGCCATCATGCTCAAGCGCCTGCAGGCGACCCTGAATCCGCCTCCGACCGTCAGCCTGTCGCAGGACGCGGACGGCATCCGCGCCGACGGCAGCGCTCCGCAGCACTGGATGGACAAGGCGCGCGCCTACGTGCAGAGCCTGCCCGCGGGCGCGCCGCCGGTGGACCTGAGCGCGCTCAAGGACGTGCAGGACCCGAACTACATCCGGCTGCGCGACGCGCTCCAGGCCCATGTCATCCCCTTCGAGAACAACGCACCGCGCCCCACGGCCGAGCAGGGCATCGAGCTCGACACCGTGGCCACGGAACTTCGCGAGCTGGTGCGCGTGGCACGCGGCCTCGGCTTCTCGGTGCGCGTGACGATCGTCGGCCACGCCGATGCCACCGGCAAGGACACCGCCAACCTGGCCCTCAGCCTGGGGCGCGCCGAGGTCGTGCGCTCGATGCTGCGGGCCCGCGGCATCGACCCCAACCTGCTTTCCGTTCGAGGCGCCGGCCCGCTGGAGCCGCTTCGTCCCGGCGCGAGCGCCGACGAGTTGTCGATCAACCGGCGCGTGTCGTTCGTCGTCGGCACCAGCGACTGA
- a CDS encoding Rab family GTPase, translating into MLQKKICLLGAFGVGKTSLVRRYVDTIFSDAYLTTVGVKIDKKVMTLGTEPLALILWDIAGEDDMAAVRLSYLRGAAGYLLVVDGTRPETLETAASIQSRVDAEVGRIPFLALLNKADLVEDWALPPRRIETLQAAGWTFRRTSAKTGDGVEASFSDLAALLAR; encoded by the coding sequence ATGCTGCAAAAAAAGATCTGCCTGCTCGGTGCATTCGGCGTCGGAAAGACCAGCCTGGTGCGCCGCTACGTGGACACCATCTTCTCCGACGCCTATCTCACCACGGTCGGCGTGAAGATCGACAAGAAGGTGATGACCCTCGGCACCGAACCACTCGCGCTGATCCTCTGGGACATCGCCGGCGAGGACGACATGGCCGCGGTGCGCCTGAGCTACCTGCGCGGCGCGGCCGGCTACCTGCTGGTGGTGGACGGCACGCGGCCCGAAACCCTGGAGACGGCCGCCTCGATCCAGTCGCGCGTCGACGCGGAGGTCGGCCGCATTCCCTTTCTCGCGCTGCTCAACAAGGCGGACCTCGTCGAGGACTGGGCACTTCCGCCGCGACGCATCGAGACGCTGCAGGCGGCCGGGTGGACCTTCCGCCGCACCAGTGCCAAGACCGGCGACGGGGTCGAGGCGAGCTTCTCGGACCTCGCGGCGCTTCTGGCGCGCTAG
- a CDS encoding dihydrodipicolinate synthase family protein, producing MGLDLSGVIPPLVTPFTASGDIDEAAFRKVIRFNLDKKVHGLCPGGSSGEGHTLTIDEFKRLLEITAEEVAGAVPIVAGIISNSTRDAINRARAISHLPIAALQVTPVHYLFKPDEDATFRHFKALTEAVDIPVIIYNVVPWNYLNPAQMIRLMKDLPGVQGIKQSQGDLKLMADLLLGVPQGCKVFSAVDALLYSSFALGAHGTIAATPAALPGVCVALWNAVQAGDHAKALEMHKSMLAFWNAIVADNLPANLKTSITLQGCNAGLPRAPMPPTTDAQLAGIKSALDDVLRFEN from the coding sequence ATGGGTCTTGATCTCTCGGGCGTCATCCCGCCCCTCGTCACGCCATTCACCGCCAGCGGCGACATCGACGAAGCCGCCTTCCGCAAGGTCATTCGCTTCAACCTCGACAAGAAGGTGCACGGCCTGTGCCCAGGCGGCAGCAGCGGCGAAGGCCATACGCTCACGATCGACGAGTTCAAGCGCCTCCTGGAAATCACCGCGGAGGAAGTGGCGGGCGCCGTGCCGATCGTCGCCGGCATCATTTCCAACAGCACGCGCGACGCGATCAACCGCGCCCGGGCGATCTCGCACCTGCCCATCGCGGCACTGCAGGTCACGCCGGTGCACTACCTCTTCAAGCCCGACGAGGACGCGACCTTCCGCCACTTCAAGGCGCTGACGGAGGCGGTGGACATCCCGGTCATCATCTACAACGTCGTGCCGTGGAACTACCTGAACCCGGCGCAGATGATCCGGCTCATGAAGGATCTGCCCGGCGTGCAGGGCATCAAGCAGAGCCAGGGCGACCTGAAACTCATGGCCGACCTGCTGCTGGGCGTGCCGCAGGGCTGCAAGGTCTTCTCGGCCGTGGATGCGCTGCTGTATTCGTCCTTCGCGCTCGGCGCGCACGGCACGATCGCCGCGACGCCGGCTGCGCTGCCGGGCGTGTGCGTCGCGCTCTGGAACGCCGTGCAGGCCGGCGACCATGCCAAGGCGCTGGAGATGCACAAGTCGATGCTGGCGTTCTGGAACGCCATCGTGGCCGACAACCTGCCCGCGAACCTGAAGACCTCCATCACGCTGCAAGGCTGCAACGCGGGGCTGCCGCGCGCCCCGATGCCACCGACGACCGACGCGCAGCTCGCCGGGATCAAGAGCGCGCTCGACGACGTCCTGCGCTTCGAAAACTGA
- a CDS encoding GntR family transcriptional regulator, with the protein MNTSAIAPSELPKAPGRRAAAPEPVTQRNRAYQGFRQQIIDARIRPGQFVSQRELMQLLEMPLAAVRELVPRLEAAGLIKAVPKRGLQIATVDMKLIRNAWQVRAMVEREAVVNFARVASAETLARLIADHEAILERALQPRPDEALEKDAQAVDWGLHDMMVDAIGNEILSEIYRVNSLHVRLIRYDADSMRPVQVVPAMREHLEFLRALADGDADGALDRMMAHIEQSKHRVLGGMLRVGQ; encoded by the coding sequence ATGAACACCTCCGCCATTGCCCCGTCCGAGTTGCCGAAAGCGCCTGGGCGCCGGGCCGCCGCGCCCGAGCCGGTCACGCAGCGAAACCGGGCCTACCAGGGGTTTCGCCAGCAGATCATCGATGCGCGCATCCGGCCGGGGCAGTTCGTCTCGCAGCGCGAGTTGATGCAGCTGCTCGAGATGCCGCTGGCCGCCGTGCGCGAGCTGGTGCCGAGGCTCGAGGCTGCCGGGTTGATCAAGGCGGTGCCCAAGCGAGGTCTGCAGATCGCCACCGTCGACATGAAGCTGATCCGCAACGCCTGGCAGGTTCGTGCGATGGTGGAGCGCGAAGCCGTCGTGAATTTCGCGCGCGTGGCCAGTGCCGAGACCCTCGCCCGCCTCATTGCCGACCACGAGGCCATCCTCGAGCGCGCACTGCAGCCCCGTCCCGACGAAGCGCTCGAGAAGGACGCCCAGGCGGTCGATTGGGGGCTGCACGACATGATGGTCGACGCGATCGGCAACGAGATCCTGTCGGAGATCTACCGGGTCAACAGTCTGCATGTCCGCTTGATCCGGTACGACGCGGATTCGATGCGCCCGGTGCAGGTCGTGCCTGCCATGCGCGAACACCTCGAGTTCCTGCGCGCCTTGGCCGACGGGGATGCGGATGGCGCGCTGGATCGCATGATGGCCCACATCGAGCAGTCCAAGCACCGGGTGCTCGGCGGCATGCTGCGGGTGGGGCAGTAG
- a CDS encoding DJ-1/PfpI family protein: MWKRIRALIGTSIAALGLAGCGAGGPQLPAQDDAATIGRDKQVFVEALKPRAEGRPVVAVLALNEGTEMTDLLLPYAVLQRAGVAEVRIVAPRAGRVSLYPALMEVDGAQDMASFDRMHPSGADYVIVPAMRTDDDPAVTGWLQRQARQGARMVGVCSGARVLGRAGLLDGRRFAGHWYDRSTLLRRHPGATYVPNRRYVVDRGIATTTGITASVPTMLALVEAIGGRQRAQALASELGVAGWEPAHDSAPFKLDAGRAWTYVVDKAAFWRDERWRVEVQEGSDDIALALAADAWTRTGRVSVAASASGPVRLKSGLLLAAQPVDGGAPRVPLSPALRPVQQLDLTLCEIAERYGPARRDRVMQEMEYPRPGNACERAASARS, from the coding sequence ATGTGGAAGCGGATACGTGCGTTGATCGGGACAAGTATTGCAGCCTTGGGCCTGGCGGGCTGCGGGGCCGGCGGGCCGCAGCTGCCTGCGCAGGATGACGCCGCCACGATCGGGCGCGACAAGCAAGTCTTCGTCGAGGCCTTGAAGCCGCGCGCCGAGGGCCGGCCGGTGGTCGCCGTGCTCGCCCTGAACGAAGGCACCGAGATGACCGACCTCCTGCTGCCCTACGCGGTGCTCCAGCGCGCCGGCGTGGCCGAGGTGCGGATCGTGGCGCCGCGTGCCGGCCGCGTGAGCCTGTACCCCGCCCTGATGGAGGTTGACGGCGCACAGGACATGGCGAGCTTCGACCGCATGCATCCCTCGGGCGCCGACTACGTCATCGTGCCCGCAATGCGCACCGACGACGATCCCGCGGTGACGGGCTGGCTGCAGCGGCAGGCGCGGCAGGGGGCGCGCATGGTCGGCGTGTGCTCCGGCGCGCGGGTGCTGGGGCGGGCGGGCCTGCTCGATGGCCGGCGCTTCGCGGGCCACTGGTATGACCGCAGCACGCTGCTGCGGCGCCACCCTGGCGCCACCTACGTGCCGAACCGGCGCTACGTGGTCGATCGCGGCATTGCCACTACCACCGGGATCACCGCGTCGGTGCCGACGATGCTCGCGCTGGTGGAGGCGATCGGCGGGCGGCAGCGGGCCCAGGCCCTCGCTTCCGAGCTCGGCGTCGCCGGCTGGGAGCCGGCGCACGACAGCGCGCCCTTCAAGCTCGACGCAGGCCGGGCCTGGACGTACGTGGTCGACAAGGCGGCGTTCTGGCGCGACGAGCGCTGGCGCGTCGAGGTGCAGGAGGGTAGTGACGACATCGCCCTGGCGCTGGCCGCGGACGCCTGGACGCGCACCGGCCGCGTGAGCGTGGCGGCGTCGGCATCGGGGCCGGTGCGGCTGAAAAGCGGCTTGCTGCTCGCCGCGCAGCCTGTGGACGGCGGCGCTCCGCGCGTGCCGCTTTCGCCGGCGCTCAGGCCGGTGCAGCAGCTGGACCTCACGCTGTGCGAGATTGCCGAGCGCTATGGCCCCGCGCGGCGCGACCGGGTCATGCAGGAGATGGAGTACCCGCGCCCCGGGAACGCCTGCGAACGCGCAGCGTCGGCGCGCTCGTGA
- a CDS encoding GlxA family transcriptional regulator, whose product MPAQPHKDEEAALSASDIVLVVFDGVEAIDVAGPASVFTKAEQMRPGNYRLHIASPPGGTVATNGGLSFAGTRSLRQLPDAIDTLIVAGGDEPGVRAAIVEQRISDWLAEIAPRVRRIASVCSGAFALATAGLLDGREATTHWRACDQLQALRPQVRVRRERIYVHDGPVWTSAGVTTGIELALALVEDDLGHAVAMEIARTLALPLLRGAGESQLSPTLQAQSAASHRLRELLAWIGTHPQEALSVEALAARVQMSPRHFARAFVAETGCTPARFVEQTRVAAAAQLLRRTRWPQERIASRSGFRSVDALQRAFARQHGLTPQAWRDREGRPADVQRP is encoded by the coding sequence ATGCCTGCCCAGCCTCACAAGGACGAAGAAGCCGCGCTTTCTGCCAGCGACATCGTGCTGGTCGTGTTCGATGGCGTCGAAGCGATCGACGTCGCGGGCCCGGCCAGCGTGTTCACCAAGGCCGAGCAGATGCGGCCCGGCAACTACCGGCTGCACATCGCCTCGCCGCCCGGCGGCACCGTGGCGACGAACGGAGGCCTGAGCTTTGCCGGTACGCGGTCCCTTCGGCAACTGCCCGACGCAATCGATACGTTGATCGTGGCCGGCGGGGACGAGCCGGGCGTGCGCGCGGCGATCGTCGAGCAGCGCATCTCTGACTGGCTCGCGGAGATTGCGCCACGGGTCCGCCGCATTGCCAGCGTGTGCAGCGGCGCCTTCGCGCTCGCCACGGCCGGCCTGCTCGACGGCCGCGAGGCCACCACGCACTGGCGCGCCTGCGACCAGCTGCAGGCGCTGCGCCCGCAGGTGCGCGTGCGGCGCGAGCGCATCTACGTGCACGACGGGCCGGTGTGGACCTCGGCCGGGGTCACCACCGGCATCGAGCTCGCACTCGCGCTGGTCGAGGACGACCTGGGTCACGCGGTGGCGATGGAAATCGCCCGCACGCTGGCGCTGCCCCTGCTGCGCGGCGCCGGCGAGTCGCAGCTCAGCCCGACGCTGCAGGCCCAGTCCGCCGCCAGCCATCGCCTGCGCGAGCTGCTGGCGTGGATCGGCACGCATCCGCAGGAGGCGCTGTCGGTCGAGGCATTGGCCGCTCGCGTGCAGATGAGTCCGCGGCATTTCGCGCGTGCTTTCGTGGCCGAGACCGGCTGCACGCCGGCGCGCTTCGTCGAGCAGACCCGCGTTGCAGCTGCCGCGCAGCTGCTGCGGCGCACGCGCTGGCCGCAGGAGCGGATCGCGAGCCGCAGCGGCTTCCGCTCGGTGGACGCGCTGCAGCGTGCCTTCGCGCGACAACATGGCTTGACGCCGCAGGCCTGGCGCGATCGCGAGGGACGTCCGGCCGATGTGCAGCGTCCCTGA
- a CDS encoding AraC family transcriptional regulator encodes MLTSIQKAPQDDRSSEQLQVTVMRAELAALIDQLTGGVDGLRPTAIPRLSIARATQSQHPVHAIHDPAFCVLAQGSKRVLLADEVYIYDSGQYLVVAQNLPVSGQVIDASPDAPYLGLKLSFDVKDIAAAALEFRFGETAPQRASPRGIYTGELSTAVLDPVLRLVKLLASPEDVPALAPLVVRELLYRLLKSPDGWRLAQMAMVDSHSQRITQAISVLSRRFQEPLRVEALAEEVHMSVSSLHHHFKAVTAMSPLQFQKQLRLQEARRIMIGENVDAATAGHRVGYESQSQFNREYSRFFGSPPARDVKRLRELQLGRVGG; translated from the coding sequence ATGCTGACATCCATCCAGAAAGCGCCGCAAGACGACCGGTCCTCGGAGCAGTTGCAGGTTACCGTGATGCGGGCCGAGCTCGCGGCCCTGATCGACCAACTCACCGGCGGCGTCGACGGCCTGCGCCCGACCGCGATCCCGCGCCTGTCGATCGCGCGTGCCACGCAGTCGCAGCATCCGGTGCACGCGATCCACGATCCAGCCTTCTGCGTGCTGGCGCAGGGCAGCAAACGCGTGCTGCTGGCCGACGAGGTCTACATCTACGACAGCGGCCAGTACCTGGTGGTCGCACAGAACCTGCCCGTTTCGGGCCAGGTGATCGACGCCTCGCCCGATGCGCCGTACCTGGGCTTGAAACTGAGCTTCGACGTCAAGGACATCGCTGCCGCAGCGCTGGAGTTCAGGTTCGGCGAGACCGCCCCGCAGCGCGCGTCGCCGCGGGGGATCTACACCGGCGAGTTGTCCACGGCCGTGCTCGACCCGGTGCTGCGCCTGGTCAAGCTGCTGGCTTCGCCCGAAGACGTGCCCGCGCTGGCGCCGCTGGTCGTCCGCGAACTCCTGTACCGGCTGCTGAAGTCGCCCGACGGCTGGCGCCTGGCCCAGATGGCAATGGTGGACAGCCACAGCCAGCGCATCACCCAGGCCATCAGCGTGCTGTCGCGGCGCTTCCAGGAGCCGCTGCGTGTCGAGGCCCTCGCCGAAGAGGTTCACATGAGCGTGTCTTCGCTGCACCATCACTTCAAGGCTGTCACGGCGATGAGCCCGCTGCAGTTCCAGAAGCAGCTGCGCCTGCAGGAGGCGCGGCGCATCATGATCGGCGAGAACGTGGACGCCGCCACGGCCGGCCACCGCGTGGGCTATGAAAGCCAGTCGCAGTTCAACCGGGAGTACAGCCGCTTCTTCGGCTCGCCGCCGGCGCGCGACGTGAAGCGGCTGCGGGAGCTGCAGCTCGGGCGCGTGGGCGGTTAA
- a CDS encoding Bug family tripartite tricarboxylate transporter substrate binding protein, translating into MNIQRRKLLNLGAAATAGSLLGTSAWAQAFPSKPITLVVPFSPGGNTDIVARTVAVALGKVLGQSVIVDNRAGAGGSIGAMQVARAPADGYTLLLCGAGVIVTVPEMVKTSYGRSSFAPIGLVNKSSMVLLSRKNETRFKNFKELAAYARSGDGKLVAAHSGPGTPNHLALLQLESLLKAKFTVVSYKGSGPALVDLIGGQVDVHFDQVTSSLQHVKAGTLQALAVLGPTQDPSLPGVQTVAEQGFGELDGTTYVGVVAPSATPKDVQDKLAAALAQAVKDPQTVNSARELGSVAFSGTPQEFARILDAEYALATQATKDGRLKAD; encoded by the coding sequence ATGAACATTCAACGTCGCAAACTGCTGAACCTCGGCGCGGCCGCAACCGCGGGCAGCCTGCTGGGCACGAGCGCCTGGGCGCAGGCCTTTCCCAGCAAGCCGATCACGCTGGTCGTGCCCTTCTCGCCGGGCGGCAACACCGACATCGTCGCGCGCACGGTGGCCGTTGCGCTGGGCAAGGTGCTGGGCCAGTCGGTGATCGTGGACAACCGCGCCGGCGCCGGCGGCTCGATCGGCGCGATGCAGGTCGCCCGCGCCCCGGCCGACGGCTACACGCTGCTGCTGTGCGGCGCCGGCGTCATCGTCACCGTCCCGGAGATGGTCAAGACCAGCTACGGCCGATCGAGCTTCGCGCCGATCGGACTGGTGAACAAGAGCTCGATGGTGCTGCTGTCGCGCAAGAACGAAACCCGCTTCAAGAACTTCAAGGAGCTCGCCGCCTATGCACGCTCGGGCGACGGCAAGCTGGTCGCGGCCCATTCCGGACCGGGCACGCCGAACCATCTCGCGCTGCTGCAGCTGGAGAGCCTGCTCAAGGCCAAGTTCACCGTCGTCAGCTACAAGGGCTCGGGCCCCGCGCTGGTCGACCTGATCGGCGGCCAGGTCGACGTGCACTTCGACCAGGTGACGAGCTCGCTCCAGCACGTGAAGGCCGGCACACTTCAGGCGTTGGCGGTCCTCGGGCCCACGCAGGACCCGTCGCTGCCAGGCGTGCAGACGGTTGCCGAGCAAGGCTTCGGCGAGCTCGACGGCACAACCTATGTCGGCGTGGTGGCGCCCAGCGCAACCCCGAAAGACGTGCAGGACAAGCTCGCCGCAGCGCTGGCCCAGGCCGTCAAGGACCCGCAGACAGTCAACAGTGCTCGGGAGCTCGGAAGCGTCGCCTTCTCCGGCACGCCGCAGGAGTTCGCGCGCATCCTCGATGCCGAATACGCGCTGGCCACCCAGGCCACCAAGGACGGCCGGCTCAAGGCGGACTAG
- a CDS encoding STAS domain-containing protein encodes MELRTEQLAEGIEKISLIGRLDSAGTQEIDIRFSALVATRKLFAVVDMSEVSFLASIGIRALITNARAQKQRGGEMALAGPPPLVADVLKVAGVDTIIPLYPDVDTAFSALKAGAE; translated from the coding sequence ATGGAGCTAAGGACGGAGCAACTGGCTGAGGGCATCGAGAAGATCAGCCTCATCGGCCGCCTGGACAGCGCCGGCACGCAGGAAATCGACATTCGCTTCTCCGCGCTGGTCGCGACCCGGAAGCTCTTCGCGGTGGTCGACATGTCCGAGGTGTCGTTCCTCGCGTCCATCGGCATTCGAGCCCTGATCACCAATGCGAGAGCCCAGAAGCAGCGCGGCGGCGAGATGGCCCTGGCGGGCCCGCCGCCATTGGTGGCGGATGTGCTCAAGGTTGCGGGGGTCGACACGATCATCCCGCTCTACCCCGACGTCGACACCGCCTTCAGCGCGCTGAAGGCGGGCGCCGAGTGA